One genomic window of Bactrocera dorsalis isolate Fly_Bdor chromosome 4, ASM2337382v1, whole genome shotgun sequence includes the following:
- the LOC105226128 gene encoding zinc finger protein Xfin isoform X2: MDAIENEDPFSIAQSKKIDTVDNEDPFSTAHMPTDSFEVTIEDINRLDEEDSLDEIDGVEDDLTILEIAMAKAIENVNPAIFMHLICPRCGETFHSSAHWQQHLHNVHYFNNIKMLNGTVNEDEKTYRCRKCPTEFNYLEYRKILHHSLTHMSFNAFYKCSLCDHLEYTNMEMVKHIKRHMEVHMLKAKINGKLVRSKRFSLSEGIDYEKFLVYMCPQCQINFRKHETWLQHINDKHALFAEEKLKFKAIEMDELVEKSTHLITTCETCGIMLTADNLEQCQRKHYLTHLRNRSFRCAICNLHFNYNNEIKMHMLLMHCKNATTYDEAILPGNLRPRNAKFDMNIKFLPDKTAKYLQHIEFSCPICGVKFEHPDHWCSHINENHDFFKAPYMALIITNFGAAPNATRACKKRRLQPYCVICDRVLDGCKSYIHLWVEQLRHAPFRPYKCSICMEQFYSIRTLMKHFRMLHTNLDGSVNTAPKQRRIHTMET; this comes from the exons ATGGATGCAATTGAAAATGAGGATCCATTTTCTATTGCGCAAAGTAAGAAAATAGACACGGTGGACAATGAAGATCCATTTTCCACGGCACACATGCCCACAGATTCTTTTGAAGTAACCATAGAAGATATCAATCGCTTAGATGAAGAGGATTCACTTGACGAAATTGATGGAGTTGAAGATGACTTGACCATATTGGAAATCGCCATGGCGAAAGCCATTGAAAATGTAAATCCTGCTATCTTCATGCATCTAATATGTCCACGCTGTGGCGAAACATTTCATTCATCTGCCCATTGGCAGCAACACTTGCATAATGTGCACtattttaacaatataaaaatgttaaacggCACTGTAAATGAAG acgAGAAAACTTATCGCTGCCGAAAGTGTCCGACGGAGTTTAATTATCTTGAGTACCGTAAAATTCTACATCACAGCCTTACTCATATGTCTTTTAATGCTTTCTATAAATGCAGCTTATGTGACCATTTGGAGTATACGAACATGGAAATGGTTAAACATATCAAAAGACATATGGAAGTACATATgctgaaagcaaaaattaatggcaaactAGTAAGAAGCAAACGATTTTCCTTAAGTGAAGGCATTGACTATGAAAAATTTCTGGTTTATATGTGCCCACAATGCCAgataaattttagaaaacacGAAACTTGGTTACAACATATTAACGACAAGCATGCGCTTTTTGCcgaagaaaaactcaaatttaaagCTATAGAAATGGACGAGTTGGTCGAAAAGAGCACGCATCTTATCACCACTTGCGAAACATGTGGCATCATGTTAACAGCCGACAACTTGGAGCAGTGTCAGCGCAAGCATTATCTAACGCACCTACGAAATAGATCCTTCCGTTGTGCAATATGCAATTTGCACTTCAATTACAACAACGAGATTAAGATGCATATGTTATTAATGCACTGTAAAAATGCAACCACTTATGATGAAGCCATATTGCCCGGTAATTTGCGTCCAAGAAACGCAAAATTCGACATGAATATTAAGTTCCTGCCTGATAAAACTGCAAAATACCTACAGCACATAGAATTCAGTTGTCCAATTTGTGGCGTTAAGTTTGAACATCCCGATCATTGGTGCTCACACATTAATGAGAATCATGATTTCTTCAAAGCACCTTATATGGCATTGATTATAACCAATTTCGGTGCGGCACCTAACGCAACCAGGGCCTGCAAAAAGAGACGCCTACAACCATATTGTGTTATTTGTGATCGGGTGTTAGATGGCTGCAAAAGCTATATACATTTATGGGTTGAACAATTACGACATGCTCCGTTTAGACCATACAAGTGCAGCATTTGCATGGAACAATTTTACTCGATACGCACATTGAtgaaacattttcgaatgttGCATACCAATTTAGATGGTAGTGTTAACACAGCGCCAAAGCAGCGCAGAATTCATACTATGGAAACATAA
- the LOC105226130 gene encoding gamma-butyrobetaine dioxygenase, whose protein sequence is MFASQFKINFLRNLPISRYYPTYKRLLSASLTEGNVVVVQQPNGGEPLQFPSVWLRDNCQCSECFHDNTKSRQANWKRINVESRIRSINGSHENNALTIDWQDDHKSTFTLAWLQDRDFAPANRKRYIEEVYKPTYQLWAKSEFQNVLRTFEFKDVMTQDKVLLEWLESLAIQGFSIIKNSPHNVTVVRQLADRIGYIKRTTYGEEFEVKSKDNARNYAYMMTPLPLHTDMPYYEYKAGINILHCLVQSQSQGGSNLMADGFYIAEKLRKEFPKLFEILVKTPVDWYDIGKDGDMSFHNIWRAPTICLDVDGRYHRINENSTKRDSHFTVPLKQVAPWYEAYDKFVELAYAEAVDFKTAPGDVFVFNNLRMLHGRTAYEDSPANKRHLIGAYVDWDIIYSKIRIIRSKNAINC, encoded by the exons ATGTTCGCTagtcaatttaaaattaatttcttgcGCAATTTGCCGATCTCGCGCTACTATCCGACATATAAGCGCCTACTTAGCGCATCTTTAACAGAGGGAAATGTAGTTGTCGTGCAGCAACCGAATGGCGGCGAACCGTTACAATTTCCCAGCGTTTGGCTACGTGATAACTGTCAATGCAGTGAATGTTTTCATGATAACACAAAGAGCCGACAAGCCAATTGGAAGCGTATTAATGTGGAGTCACGCATTCGAAGTATAAATGGCAGCCATGAAAATAATGCGTTAACAATAGATTGGCAGGATGATCATAAGTCCACTTTTACGTTAGCTTGGCTACAAGATAGAGACTTTGCGCCAGCGAATCGCAAGCGCTACATTGAAGAAGTATATAAGCCAACGTATCAGTTGTGGGCAAAATCAGAATTCCAAAACGTTTTACGCACTTTCGAGTTTAAAGATGTAATGACACAGGACAAAG TACTTTTGGAATGGCTGGAGTCCCTGGCAATACAAGGATTTTCTATAATCAAGAATTCACCACATAATGTTACTGTTGTTAGGCAATTGGCTGATCGTATTGGCTACATAAAACGCACTACTTATGG TGAAGAATTCGAAGTAAAGTCCAAAGACAACGCACGTAATTACGCCTACATGATGACGCCCCTGCCCCTACATACGGATATGCCATATTACGAGTATAAAGCAGGCATAAACATATTACACTGCTTGGTGCAGTCGCAATCGCAGGGCGGCAGTAATCTGATGGCAGACGGGTTTTATATAGCCGAAAAACTGCGCAAAGAATTcccgaaattatttgaaatattagtaAAGACACCAGTTGACTGGTATGACATTGGGAAAGATGGCGATATGTCGTTCCATAACATATGGCGTGCACCCACGATTTg TCTGGACGTGGACGGGCGTTACCATCGCATCAATGAGAACAGCACTAAACGAGATAGTCATTTCACCGTGCCTCTGAAGCAGGTAGCACCTTGGTACGAAGCTTATGATAAATTCGTCGAATTGGCATATGCTGAAGctgtcgatttcaaaactgcgcCTGGTGACGTTTTTGTATTTAACAACTTGCGTATGCTGCATGGACGTACGGCGTATGAAGATTCTCCTGCTAACAAGAGGCATTTAATCGGTGCATATGTTGACTGggatataatttattcaaaaatacgTATTATTAGGTCCAAAAATGCTATTAACtgttaa
- the LOC125778476 gene encoding uncharacterized protein LOC125778476, with protein MSSKKQQPAFQGKECFSRMNFLFQASMLMAGKNNALSAYYGELCRSIAKKAVLKIDPNIKRQMCKRCSLALKPGITADLHAETRRKRRKSLKNSDNVDENTSMTLTCHQCGFRRQFIVNPNYNFWLDNEESVVESITLGNNKPESKQKQSLISDKETKETTTK; from the exons atgTCCAGCAAAAAGCAACAGCCTGCATTTCAAGGAAAGGAATGTTTCAGTCgtatgaattttctcttccaagCGTCCATGCTTATGGCTGGCAAGAACAACGCGTTATCTGCCTACTACGGCGAACTATGCCGAAGTATTGCAAAGAAAGCTGTGCttaaaat TGATCCAAACATAAAGCGGCAGATGTGTAAACGTTGTTCTCTGGCACTAAAACCAGGCATAACCGCTGACTTGCATGCTGAAACGCGACGGAAGAGACGAAAGTCTTTGAAAAATAGTGATAATGTGGATGAAAACACAAGCATGACCTTGACGTGCCATCAATGCGGTTTTAGACGACAATTTATAGTCAATCCAAACTACAATTTTTGGCTGGACAATGAGGAATCTGTGGTGGAGTCGATTACTCTAGGTAACAATAAAcccgaaagtaaacaaaagCAGTCACTAATTAGCGATAAGGAAACAAAAGAAACCActacaaaatag
- the LOC105226128 gene encoding zinc finger protein Xfin isoform X1, with protein MNVRSRVFVAHTNISFGTKSCVVAELFGKMDAIENEDPFSIAQSKKIDTVDNEDPFSTAHMPTDSFEVTIEDINRLDEEDSLDEIDGVEDDLTILEIAMAKAIENVNPAIFMHLICPRCGETFHSSAHWQQHLHNVHYFNNIKMLNGTVNEDEKTYRCRKCPTEFNYLEYRKILHHSLTHMSFNAFYKCSLCDHLEYTNMEMVKHIKRHMEVHMLKAKINGKLVRSKRFSLSEGIDYEKFLVYMCPQCQINFRKHETWLQHINDKHALFAEEKLKFKAIEMDELVEKSTHLITTCETCGIMLTADNLEQCQRKHYLTHLRNRSFRCAICNLHFNYNNEIKMHMLLMHCKNATTYDEAILPGNLRPRNAKFDMNIKFLPDKTAKYLQHIEFSCPICGVKFEHPDHWCSHINENHDFFKAPYMALIITNFGAAPNATRACKKRRLQPYCVICDRVLDGCKSYIHLWVEQLRHAPFRPYKCSICMEQFYSIRTLMKHFRMLHTNLDGSVNTAPKQRRIHTMET; from the exons ATGAATGTTCGTTCACGCGTTTTTG tagcacatacaaatatttcgtttggTACCAAAAGTTGTGTAGTAGCTGAATTGTTTGGAAAAATGGATGCAATTGAAAATGAGGATCCATTTTCTATTGCGCAAAGTAAGAAAATAGACACGGTGGACAATGAAGATCCATTTTCCACGGCACACATGCCCACAGATTCTTTTGAAGTAACCATAGAAGATATCAATCGCTTAGATGAAGAGGATTCACTTGACGAAATTGATGGAGTTGAAGATGACTTGACCATATTGGAAATCGCCATGGCGAAAGCCATTGAAAATGTAAATCCTGCTATCTTCATGCATCTAATATGTCCACGCTGTGGCGAAACATTTCATTCATCTGCCCATTGGCAGCAACACTTGCATAATGTGCACtattttaacaatataaaaatgttaaacggCACTGTAAATGAAG acgAGAAAACTTATCGCTGCCGAAAGTGTCCGACGGAGTTTAATTATCTTGAGTACCGTAAAATTCTACATCACAGCCTTACTCATATGTCTTTTAATGCTTTCTATAAATGCAGCTTATGTGACCATTTGGAGTATACGAACATGGAAATGGTTAAACATATCAAAAGACATATGGAAGTACATATgctgaaagcaaaaattaatggcaaactAGTAAGAAGCAAACGATTTTCCTTAAGTGAAGGCATTGACTATGAAAAATTTCTGGTTTATATGTGCCCACAATGCCAgataaattttagaaaacacGAAACTTGGTTACAACATATTAACGACAAGCATGCGCTTTTTGCcgaagaaaaactcaaatttaaagCTATAGAAATGGACGAGTTGGTCGAAAAGAGCACGCATCTTATCACCACTTGCGAAACATGTGGCATCATGTTAACAGCCGACAACTTGGAGCAGTGTCAGCGCAAGCATTATCTAACGCACCTACGAAATAGATCCTTCCGTTGTGCAATATGCAATTTGCACTTCAATTACAACAACGAGATTAAGATGCATATGTTATTAATGCACTGTAAAAATGCAACCACTTATGATGAAGCCATATTGCCCGGTAATTTGCGTCCAAGAAACGCAAAATTCGACATGAATATTAAGTTCCTGCCTGATAAAACTGCAAAATACCTACAGCACATAGAATTCAGTTGTCCAATTTGTGGCGTTAAGTTTGAACATCCCGATCATTGGTGCTCACACATTAATGAGAATCATGATTTCTTCAAAGCACCTTATATGGCATTGATTATAACCAATTTCGGTGCGGCACCTAACGCAACCAGGGCCTGCAAAAAGAGACGCCTACAACCATATTGTGTTATTTGTGATCGGGTGTTAGATGGCTGCAAAAGCTATATACATTTATGGGTTGAACAATTACGACATGCTCCGTTTAGACCATACAAGTGCAGCATTTGCATGGAACAATTTTACTCGATACGCACATTGAtgaaacattttcgaatgttGCATACCAATTTAGATGGTAGTGTTAACACAGCGCCAAAGCAGCGCAGAATTCATACTATGGAAACATAA